A genomic segment from Triticum dicoccoides isolate Atlit2015 ecotype Zavitan chromosome 1A, WEW_v2.0, whole genome shotgun sequence encodes:
- the LOC119266198 gene encoding glucose and ribitol dehydrogenase homolog → MSALLATPTRAQPFLLLLHRLRPNQLRPLPATRALASFAASSPRAPPTRRGTRAMASQKFPPQQQDCQPGKEHAMDPRPETLIKNYKSANKLQGKVALVTGGDSGIGRAVCLCFALEGATVNFTYVKGHEDKDAEETLQALRDIKSRTGAGEPKGLPGDLGYEENCRRVVEEVANAHGGRVDILVNNAAEQYVRPCITEITEQDLERVFRTNIFSYFLMAKFAVKHMRPGSSIINTTSVNAYKGNATLLDYTATKGAIVAFTRALSMQLAEKGIRVNGVAPGPIWTPLIPASFPEEKVKQFGSEVPMKRAGQPSEVAPSFVFLASEQDSSYISGQILHPNGGTIVNS, encoded by the exons GACCGAATCAGCTGCGTCCCCTCCCCGCCACCAGAGCGCTAGCTTCGTTCGCCGCGTCGTCACCAAGAGCACCGCCCACTCGCCGAGGGACCAGAGCGATGGCGTCGCAGAAGTTCCCGCCGCAGCAGCAGGACTGCCAGCCCGGCAAGGAGCACGCCATGGACCCCCGCCCCGAGACCCTCATCAAGAACTACAAGTCGGCCAACAAGCTCCAG GGCAAGGTGGCACTGGTGACCGGCGGCGACTCGGGCATCGGGCGCGCGGTGTGCCTGTGCTTCGCGCTGGAGGGCGCGACGGTGAACTTCACGTACGTGAAGGGGCACGAGGACAAGGACGCGGAGGAGACCCTGCAGGCGCTTCGCGACATCAAGTCCCGCACGGGCGCCGGCGAGCCCAAGGGGCTCCCGGGCGACCTCGGGTACGAGGAGAACTGCCGCAGGGTGGTGGAGGAGGTGGCGAACGCGCACGGCGGGCGCGTGGACATCCTCGTCAACAACGCGGCGGAGCAGTACGTCCGGCCCTGCATCACCGAGATCACCGAGCAGGACCTGGAGCGCGTGTTCCGCACCAACATCTTCTCCTACTTCCTCATGGCCAAGTTCGCGGTGAAGCACATGCGGCCCGGGTCCAGCATCATCAACACCACCTCCGTGAACGCGTACAAGGGCAACGCGACGCTGCTGGACTACACGGCCACCAAGGGCGCCATCGTGGCCTTCACCCGCGCGCTGTCTATGCAGCTGGCGGAGAAGGGGATCCGTGTCAACGGCGTCGCGCCGGGGCCCATCTGGACGCCGCTCATCCCGGCCTCCTTCCCGGAGGAGAAGGTGAAGCAGTTCGGGTCCGAGGTGCCCATGAAGCGCGCCGGGCAGCCCAGCGAGGTCGCGCCCAGCTTCGTCTTCCTGGCCAGCGAGCAGGACTCCTCCTACATCTCCGGCCAGATCCTCCACCCCAACG GTGGCACCATCGTCAATAGCTAG